CGGTGCAGCAGGTGATGCAGCGCAAATTGGGACAAACCCGCCGAGCCAAATCGAAATGCCCACGGTTGATATGGGGATGGGTAGAGATCAGCAGATCAGGCTGAAGCCTGCGCAACAGCCTGATCACATAGAAACGACCAGCAAGCAGGGTGCCGGGCTTGGTTACATCCTCAAACTCAACAACACGCCAATAGATCTGATGCATCCAGGGTCCATGGCGTTGGATCCAGTTGTAAAGAGCGACTCCTGCGCGGGTGAAGACGCTCGCGTTCTCGAGCACATGCTCAACCAGAACCTCCCCATCTGGATCCCAGCGTTTCAGCCAGGCCTCGATCGCATAAGCCGCTGCATCATGAGCCGTACCACCGCTGGAGGTGAAGATCAAAACCCTCATCAACTCAGAATGCCATGCCGAAAGACGGCTCAATTTGAGACTAAAAAGTTCTGAAATTACAGACCACTAAGATTGCGCAAGGCCTTCAAAGCATGAAATCAGGTTTTATGCATAAACGGCATAATGAGCGCCTGATCCAAAAGCCAATCACAATCATTTGGCTCGGATTATTCTGATCACGACTGCATTTTCACGACTGAAACAGGAAAAAAGCGAGGCAGGCAAATCGCAAGCCACGTGCAGAGCAAAGGAAGAATCTGTCAAGACGATTGGAAACTACGGTTTGAAATTTGCCTCAAAGCCATCCTGCTCGGCCTGGATTTAGGCAGCGATCATCGTGTCAATGCTGTTTTCTCATCGTGGAAAATATTGCGATTAAACGAAGCTCCTGGCGAAGGATTGAAGCAAAAAATCAATCCCTCCAAGGCCTTGGGCAAATGTGAAGGAGAAGTAAGTAGAAGTCAACAAATTCGAGCCGCTAATCACGTCAAACGTTATGCAGCAAGAGCAACTCCTTGAAGTAAGCAATCGTGGGCTCAAGGCCTTTCTCTAGCGCCACCTCAGGTGTCCAGCCCAACTCCTTTTCTGCAAGATCGATAATCGGCTGCCGTTGCAGTGGATCATCTTGAGGCAACGGTTTGCAGATCAACTCCAGCTCTGGATTGATCTTGTCTCGCACCAGCTCAGCCAGCTGCCGGATCGTGAATTCGATTGGATTGCCGATGTTGATCGGCCCACTGTGATCGCCATTCATCAAGCGAATCATCCCCTCGATCAGATCATCCACAAAGCAAAAACTACGGCTTTGACTGCCATCGCCATAAAGAGTTAGCGGCTCTCCTTTCAGCGCCTGCACAATGAAGTTGCTGACCACCCGGCCATCATCCGGAAGCATGCGCGGACCGTAGGTGTTGAAAATCCGCATCACCCGGATTTCCAGATCATGCATCCGCTGGTAATCGAAACAGAGCGTTTCAGCAATGCGCTTGCCTTCGTCGTAGCAGCTGCGAATGCCGATGGGGTTCACGCATCCTCGGTAGCTCTCGGGCTGGGGATGCACCTCTGGATCGCCATACACCTCACTGGTACTGGCCAACAGCAGCCTTGCCCCAACCCGCCTGGCTAGGCCCAGCATGTTGTAAGTACCAATAAAGCTAGTTTTCGCCGTTTTCACCGGGTTGAATTGGTAGTGCACCGGGGAAGCTGGGCAGGCCAAATGCCAGATCCGGTCCACCTCGAGCTTGATCGGCTCAGTGACGTCATGGCGAATCAATTCAAAGCGGGGATGACCCATCCACTGCGCAATATTCGCCTTACGGCCCGTGAAGTAATTATCCAAGCAGATCACCTCTTCTCCAGATTCCATCAAGCGATCGCAGAGATGGGACCCCAAAAAACCAGCACCACCGGTCACCAAATTGCGAATGAGAGAAGCAGGCATCAGGTCGTTGGGATTTGGTCAAAGATGAGATGAGGCTGAACCTGTCCGGGCTGGCTCAAGCCACTCACTGGAATGTATTGCTCTTTAAAAAACAAACTAGGGCTGCGGATCACAACTTGAAGATCTTCTTGGGCAAAGAAGTGATCGGAAGGCTCTGCCTTACAGATCGCTGCGTCCGTAGCGGTCTTCAAAGCGCACGATGTCGTCTTCTCCGAGGTATTCACCACTTTGGACTTCGATCATTTCCACCGGGATACGGCCTGGGTTACTGAGTCGATGTTTGCAACCAATGGGGATGTAAGTGCTTTGG
The Synechococcus sp. CC9311 DNA segment above includes these coding regions:
- a CDS encoding UDP-glucuronic acid decarboxylase family protein codes for the protein MPASLIRNLVTGGAGFLGSHLCDRLMESGEEVICLDNYFTGRKANIAQWMGHPRFELIRHDVTEPIKLEVDRIWHLACPASPVHYQFNPVKTAKTSFIGTYNMLGLARRVGARLLLASTSEVYGDPEVHPQPESYRGCVNPIGIRSCYDEGKRIAETLCFDYQRMHDLEIRVMRIFNTYGPRMLPDDGRVVSNFIVQALKGEPLTLYGDGSQSRSFCFVDDLIEGMIRLMNGDHSGPINIGNPIEFTIRQLAELVRDKINPELELICKPLPQDDPLQRQPIIDLAEKELGWTPEVALEKGLEPTIAYFKELLLLHNV